One genomic region from Ptychodera flava strain L36383 chromosome 14, AS_Pfla_20210202, whole genome shotgun sequence encodes:
- the LOC139149270 gene encoding LOW QUALITY PROTEIN: pleckstrin homology domain-containing family H member 2-like (The sequence of the model RefSeq protein was modified relative to this genomic sequence to represent the inferred CDS: deleted 2 bases in 1 codon), with the protein MAGSPEPTSPSSSRNMECGEIDWKERCLAIEAQMNKFKTQASKIRDVLSEKMHELEQRVQEANTRAEEAEQQVKVLEEKLAASSKSAIKSQDTDSEVSSSGDASQSADADKDEVIRSLEVQLEEQRKLRLHESKLVETKAAKIKEWVTGKLEGLEQENRELRQTNKDNSETVKKLRQTLEKYGIKVSDDVKLLDGGEMLSGADRPMSLDSLQSMNCEAPEIPERPSTLAMKELENMSDMDTGQLDVDSSLPWSPVHALILAQESKGGSENGQQRSVSESQPTRDSVRVEQGGNKGHTWPKRNVLNKNEELKVYSEKNGTDDQVTTDENELEQTNVNIPIVRTLSQNRCMNLSRKHPLSAQKQTVPSSKTDKLWPLSPTTISPDSLSIENGQISPDSTSTEDSRGKTDTDLYAVPRKLRQQSSPTGKMSDKARQGEVDDETGEPPMVPNRMTNIDIHSMIGDGELDFTEVEDKNKMKPPTPPHRLPSWEDRILSMAVSGMRISQNSLPVVITDSGVAVYQTSEVNHTNQLYQDMKVPVYSVLKGRAVQVRSSPYSGDSSDSENDDSSGTSSTVVQSPSAVSMATSCTSPKKTANGSSAAVKRGVSMQSTGSEGDYCIPPDAATGNDSDPLEEPEQKVLKTSQPDSPTKMEVIEKSGYLTKLGGKVKSWKKRWFVLQNGQLVYYKSKNDTSSKPLGQIPLDSKCRVVKSDSSHCFELMTTQRIYYLTAESNQAVDEWLQALTITLKHQGAAVSDFSDKNILKGWLTKMKHGQPRKCWCTLIGRHLTSYKIPTDKTALETIDLQNARLEETEMPESDISNPLKLPKYHLVIQFPRSNQEPTYLSFTSKDEKDKWLYHLTLATTTGTDKESTEYELLINKLMEMDGDASNPLWKHPCLCYSKGSLEKPLTTLPSEGLRKEALKMFKSVQLFIGVIMDTPSIDYHVTLAQNILQTCLSHPVLQSELYCQLIKQTTKRPKSTNTPNIQNLFCGGSSWFGCDINASSTSVSSSSDQSADALRTPPPTVFMQGWQLLALCTTLFLPKQKYLWFLKTHLQRNADPRNEIGKYAVFCQRSLERTTHSGGREARPSRMEVLSILLRNPYHHSLPISIPVHMLNGSYEVVGFDGQTTVREFIHTLNQQIGMRDVKYSGFSLFTNDPSKKGIEHCLQLNIKLCDVISKWEKAVNEAGLTASKSDTQKAIKLTYKNRLCFRGNAKLEPDKEKLLLVYQINENMLAGRYPVNKELMLELMSLMCQIEHGEYKPGSKNVESILETFCPQRYKDLPAESKKQFEKKLIDKWLGLHGRSLQECVRLYLAVIRKWPFYGAQLFVAKCKYGNQQQIWLAVKDDGISLLEYNSMELLESHCYKSVITFGGCRDDFMVVISKGDQTNSTVKLLFTMPAPKVLEITVLMSSYINAINSRDTRQEI; encoded by the exons atggCCGGCAGTCCAGAACCAACCTCCCCGTCATCGTCCAGGAACATGGAGTGTGGCGAAATCGACTGGAAAGAGAGATGTCTGGCAATCGAAGCCCAGATGAACAAATTCAAGACTCAGGCTTCGAAAATTCGAGACGTATTGAGTGAGAAG aTGCATGAACTTGAGCAACGTGTACAAGAAGCAAACACAAGGGCAGAAGAGGCAGAACAACAG GTGAAAGTTCTGGAAGAAAAGTTGGCAGCCAGCTCCAAGAGTGCAATAAAAAGCCAAGACACAGACAGTGAAGTTAGTAGTTCGGGTGATGCGTCTCAGAGCGCTGACGCAGACAAAGATGAGGTGATACGCAGTCTTGAGGTCCAACTGGAGGAGCAG AGGAAACTTCGTTTGCATGAAAGCAAACTGGTAGAAACCAAAGCAGCTAAAATTAAAGAATGGGTCACTGGTAAACTAGAAGGG CTAGAGCAAGAAAATCGAGAGTTGCGACAGACCAACAAAGACAACAGTGAAACTGTCAAGAAGTTGAGACAgacacttgaaaaat ATGGAATAAAAGTCTCAGATGATGTGAAATTATTGGATGGTGGTGAAATGTTGAGTGGAGCAGATAGACCAATGTCATTGGATAGTCTACAGTCTATGAACTGCGAAGCGCCAGAAATTCCAGAAAGACCATCCACCCTTGCCATGAAAGAACTGGAAAATATGTCTGACATGGACACCGGCCAACTTGATGTGGACTCATCTCTGCCCTGGTCACCGGTCCATGCCCTGATACTGGCACAAGAATCGAAAGGTGGCAGCGAAAACGGACAACAACGAAGCGTGTCCGAGAGCCAGCCTACTAGAGACAGTGTCAGGGTGGAGCAGGGCGGCAACAAAGGTCACACCTGGCCAAAGAGAAATGTGCTCAATAAAAATGAAGAGTTGAAAGTCTACAGTGAAAAGAATGGAACTGATGATCAGGTTACAACAGATGAGAATGAACTAGAACAGACAAATGTGAACATACCGATAGTCAGGACTCTGTCGCAGAACCGATGTATGAAT TTGAGTAGGAAACATCCACTGTCTGCCCAGAAACAGACAGTGCCTAGCAGTAAAACAGACAAATTATGGCCGTTGTCTCCGACAACAATATCACCAGATTCTCTGAGTATTGAAAATGGACAGATTAGCCCAGATTCAACATCAACCGAGGACAGCAGAGGTAAAactgacacagacctgtatgctGTGCCGAGAAAACTGAGGCAGCAGTCGTCTCCTACCGGCAAAATGTCTGACAAAGCTCGGCAAGGTGAAGTGGACGATGAAACAGGTGAACCTCCCATGGTACCAAACAGAATGACAAACATAGACATCCATTCCATGATTGGAGACGGTGAGCTTGACTTCACTGAAGTAGAAGACAAGAACAAGATGAAACCACCCACTCCACCACATAGGTTACCATCATGG GAGGATCGTATTTTATCTATGGCAGTCAGTGGAATGAGAATTTCTCAAAACAGTTTACCAGTTGTCATCACAG ATTCAGGTGTAGCTGTTTATCAAACCAGTGAAGTCAACCACACTAACCAGTTGTATCAAGACATGAAAGTTCCAGTTTATTCAGTTCTCAAAGGG AGAGCTGTACAAGTACGGAGCTCGCCATACAGCGGTGACTCATCAGATTCAGAGAATGATGATAGCTCAGGTACTTCGTCCACGGTGGTGCAATCTCCCAGtgctgtttccatggcaacatctTGTACCAGTCCAAAGAAGACAGCCAATGGTTCCAGCGCTGCAGTCAAAAGag GTGTGTCTATGCAATCCACTGGCTCTGAAGGGGACTACTGCATACCTCCCGATGCTGCGACTGGCAATGACAGTGACCCGCTGGAAGAGCCAGAACAGAAAGTCTTGAAGACGTCTCAGCCCGATTCGCCCACCAAGATG GAAGTGATCGAGAAAAGTGGATACCTGACTAAGCTTGGCGGCAAAGTGAAAAGTTGGAAGAAGCGATGGTTTGTTCTACAGAATGGCCAATTGGTGTACTATAAATCAAAG AATGATACTTCCAGTAAACCGCTGGGCCAGATTCCACTGGACAGCAAATGCAGAGTTGTCAAGTCTGACAGTTCTCATTGCTTTGAGCTGATGACTACGCAGAGGATCTATTACTTGACTGCGGAATccaaccaagctgtcgatgaatGGCTGCAGG CTTTGACAATCACACTGAAACATCAAGGAGCTGCCGTGTCAGATTTCAGCGACAAAAACATCTTGAAGGGCTGGCTGACCAAGATGAAGCATGGACAACCAAGAAAATGTTGGTGTACTCTGATTGGACGACACCTTACGTCTTACAAAATACCAACTGATAAG ACTGCCTTGGAAACCATTGATTTACAAAATGCCAGACTGGAAGAGACGGAGATGCCGGAGAGTGACATCAGCAATCCTTTGAAACTGCCAAAATATCACCTGGTCATTCAGTTTCCAAGGTCAAATCAAGAACCCACTTATTTATCGTTCACTTCAAAAGATGAAAAA GACAAATGGCTGTATCACCTGACATTGGCAACTACCACCGGAACGGACAAAGAGAGCACGGAATATGAATTATTGATCAACAAGCTGATGGAAATGGACGGCGATGCGTCAAACCCGCTGTGGAAGCACCCGTGTCTGTGCTACAGCAAAGGAAGCCTGGAGAAGCCACTGACGACGCTGCCCTCGGAGGGACTCAGGAAAGAGGCTCTGAAAATGTTTAAG AGCGTTCAACTCTTCATTGGTGTGATCATGGACACTCCATCCATCGACTATCACGTGACACTGGCTCAGAATATTCTACAGACGTGTTTGTCACATCCTGTCTTGCAAAGTGAGCTGTACTGTCAACTGATAAAACAGACAACCAAACGTCCTAAAAGTACCAACACACCAAACATACAG AATCTGTTTTGTGGTGGGAGTTCTTGGTTTGGCTGTGATATAAATGCTTCTTCGACTTCTGTATCATCGAGTTCAGACCAGTCTGCAGATGCTCTCAGAACGCCCCCTCCAACTGTGTTCATGCAAGGATGGCAGTTATTAGCTCTCTGCACAACGCTGTTTTTACCCAAACAGAAATATCTATGGTTTTTGAAGACGCACCTACAGAGAAATGCTGATCCAAG GAACGAAATTGGAAAGTATGCCGTATTCTGTCAGAGGTCACTGGAACGTACCACTCACAGCGGGGGTAGAGAAGCAAGGCCCTCAAGGATGGAAGTGCTGTCAATCCTCCTTCGCAACCCCTATCACCATTCATTGCCAATCAGCATACCAGTCCACATGCTGAACGGCTCCTATGAG GTGGTTGGATTTGATGGACAGACGACGGTGCGGGAATTCATTCATACCTTGAACCAGCAAATCGGTATGCGCGATGTCAAGTACTCCGGATTCTCCCTGTTTACCAATGATCCAAGCAAAAAGGGAATCGAACACTGTCTGCAGCTTAATATCAAG CTTTGTGATGTGATATCTAAATGGGAGAAAGCCGTCAATGAAGCAGGATTAACAGCCTCTAAGTCAGACACCCAGAAAGCAATAAAACTGACTTACAAGAACAG gtTGTGTTTCCGTGGCAATGCCAAGCTGGAACCTGACAAAGAAAAGTTGCTGCTGGTTTATCAGATTAATGAGAATATGTTGGCAGGCAGATACCCAGTCAATAAAGAACTTATGCTGGAGTTGATGTCACTCATGTGTCAG ATTGAACATGGTGAATACAAACCAGGCAGCAAGAATGTTGAAAGCATTTTAGAGACGTTCTGTCCCCAGAGGTACAAAGATTTACCAGCAGAGAGTAAAAA GCAATTTGAGAAGAAACTTATCGACAAATGGTTGGGTCTGCATGGCAGAAGTTTGCAAGAGTGTGTAAGACTCTATCTAGCTGTAATACGGAAGTGGCCATTTTATGGCGCCCAGCTGTTTGTTGCTAAG TGTAAATATGGCAACCAACAACAGATCTGGTTGGCAGTGAAGGATGATGGTATTAGTTTGTTGGAGTACAATAGCATg GAACTACTGGAGTCACATTGTTACAAGTCTGTCATCACATTCGGTGGCTGTCGTGATGACTTCATGGTTGTGATCAGCAAAGGAGATCAGACCAACAGCACTGTCAAGTTGCTCTTCACAATGCCTGCGCCTAAG GTCCTGGAGATAACCGTCCTCATGTCAAGTTACATCAATGCAATTAACAGCAGAGATACCCGTCAAGAGATTTAG